A stretch of DNA from Thunnus thynnus chromosome 16, fThuThy2.1, whole genome shotgun sequence:
atgtataccacttCTATGAGGCATATACTGTTAACCTGATATCTCCCCCTAAACATCCCCTCCCCccctaaaaaaagaaaaaaaatgggtCTATTGTAGGGGGAGAGGGGAGTGGAAGAGGAGAACACCACCGGCGAGTTTTGTTAATGGTTTAGAacagttaaaattaatttatttttgttaaatcaaCAGAAACCAGGAGACTGACGACTAATTCCCCAAATttgagaaaatctgaaaaacagGGATGATAGAAAGAAGGAATAGATAaaagaaatgttgttttattcttgGAGCCATCTCCCAGGCTGAGAACCGCTGCTCTGGATGTTCAAATTTAGAATTTTAGTATCCTTTATTTTCCACCGTGGTCAACAAGCGCAAGCAAGTGCAAGCAAGCAAAGTTATTGATAAGTAAAAAGGGACAAAGGTCATAAAAAAGCCAcctctgtttattttacagcatCTCACGGCATCTGCTGTATGAGGCTGAATAGGGCATTTGTAAGAAGATATTAATAAATGCAAATCGTTGTTACATAAAATGTTAGTACGTCACAGTCCACGCCCGAGACCAGCAGTGTTAGAAGCTGCCAAAACATGAACTTCTACACAGCGCAGCAGTCAGCTGAGGGCAGGTGAACTTTACCTGGAGAGGTGACAACTCCACCTGAAGTGTCATTGGCGGCAGTGGCGCCGGGCTGAATAGTTTTTACATCGTTTCCTTCTGTGAAACAAAATTTAACACTGAGCAAACCAACGCTGCTTCTTAAATGACCGATCGAGTCACAGTCATAGCAGAGAACCGAGATATGAGCTGGATTTAACCTCCTTCAGGCTGCGAGAGAAAGTTTCCAGTCTGGTATCCAGCTGAACTCTCTTGTATTACTTCTGTGACTTTGCTGTTATCTTTAACAACGTCCTCCCTGCGCTCAAGGTGGACGCCTGAGACATGCaaatactctctctctctctctctctctctgagcacTTAATAAACCTCCTACTTTGATGATTGAACAGACCACATctctattttaattatttcttcaaCACGGGCAAACGCAAACCCTAAAAATTCTGATAATAAGCTGCCGTTCACGCAATTGACAACTTTCATGTCCCTCTTTATCCACTGTCAAGCATAgtgttttttccatttactaaacaataaacagttgtcatttaatttagttaagaatatatatatatatatacacaatactGTGCAAAGGCTTTatggcactttagatgtttataTTTCATCAGAGGAGTgtcaaatttattctgcagcttgacaatgaccccaaacatacagccagggTCATAAAGAAGTATCTTCAttgacaagaagaacaaggagtcctgctaCAGATGGTTAATTGGCCCCCACAGAGTCCTGATCTAAACATTATGGAGTCTGTCTGGGATtatatgaagagacagaagcagctgagacgccgactgtgtgcaggtgaaccgaagagaactgctgctgtttaaaaaggcaaagctgctcacaacACATACTGATTTAATtaaggtttcttctgtttactgaactttgtatgacATAATTGATcgataaaaaaaatcatggcattatttttgaaagcatcgtCGCTTTACAGCATTTTTTCACAAGTGCCtaaaaacttttgcacagtattgTACATCTGTATTGTCCGCCtcaataacaaactggggctgCTAAAAGCACAACATGCTTCCCATTTTAGACACTGGACGCATCCAATTTGCAAAAATGAAATTCTGCTGTCATGTGACGACTTTCATCTCTCCGCAGGAAGTGGCAGATCAAAATGTATCAGTGAAATACAAACTGATGaagctttttttctcttttggctTTAATGTAAAATGATTCACAAATATGAACACAAACTATCCAGACTGGTAAACATGAAGACGTTGTGTGCAGTTTACTGGTTTTCATTAAAGGCTCTTTTGAGCTCAGTTCTCAGactgtttttggttttcaaCTTCAgacatttgcttgttttgtgtttctttttgcgCCTTAAACactttcatatttcattaaagCAAGTATTCACAATAAACACAACCAACAGAATATTACTGATTTATGATCAGGTCATTATGATGTTGTTTTAGTGAGTTtactgttacctgtttaacttACATCCcactatttagcatttataagtagtatacaaacatttaatagacggtttataacacactataatgtagttgttagcagatataagtgtttattaatgtatttgtcaacaactataactcctcctgtgggcaccTGTAATTAcaggctggtgtataaacagataattaatgacaatatattaaaacatagaggtaataatataaaatatgtcctTATATGAAAACTTACAATTGCTgacaaacactttaaaatgtccttatatctgatTAGAACTGCATTATAGTTTGTTACAAACTATTTATTAACGGTCCTTTACTCGACTCAACTCTAGAATAAAGTCACTCACctgcttcctgctctctgatttCCGCCTCCAGGTCCTCCGGATCCATATAGACGAAATCCTCGTCTTCTGGCGCCTTACACTTCCcgcagcagaaacagcagcagcagaaacagcagcagcaggtgaaaATACTGCAGCACACCATGAGGGCctaaacagaaaagaagaaggaCATGAGTGTCAGTATACTTAAAAATTTAATACATCTTCAAATTCAAATCCTGGCTTTAAATACGTTTCAATCAGTTTTCACTTCTTGCGAAACCACATCACTCTTAACCACACAATCCCGCTTCCCATCATGCCTCTCACCTTGAACCAGCACTTGGACATGAGGAAGTAATATTTGACGCTCTCCTCCCCGAACTGATCCGCCACATAGAGTCCCAAGGATCCATACTCGTCGTAGATCTTCCGCTTGTTCTCGTCGCTGAGGGTGGCGTTGGCGTTGTTGATTTCCTTGAATTTCTCAGCAGCTTCTGGGTTACCTGGGTTCTTATCAGGGTGATGCCGCAATGCCaacttcctgaaaacaaatgatATTATACAATTGGTTGTGACGTTATTCTGTCCGTTGTTGAAGTGCCGCTATCGATACACACCACAGGAACTTTACATCAGGAATTCAGATGCCTTTTTAAGTTTAAAACTAACATAGAAGGGACGTTTTTCCAAAGGgtaacaattaaaaacacattttagttacAAATAAGATACAAGACGTTCTTCTGAAAACTGTAACTTGCTTATTTTGAGACTCTTCTACTATTTTAGTATGATTATTAGTATAATCTTAATAATACTtaattgaatttattattttgccTTTCTACTGAGGAGATCTCCTCAAGAAAGTGTGTGTCATTACTCTTAAATCTTCATTATCAACATTCCAGATATTCATGTGTTTCAAATTTGCAAAACAGAAACCCAACTTCACTGTCGTCATATCTTAAAGTGCTTCATGAAATCGATAAGTATGAAAATTGGAGTCCATTACGAGTGTTTTACAAGTGTTTAAGAcgtctttattttttaaacttgtgtcattattttcattattgtaaaCCCACCGTTAGTATCTTATGAATCTTGCTGGTGAAGTAAGTTTAatgaaaatgaagctttttatataaaatgaaacttttctTTGATGCCTGCCAGAAGTTTACAATGAAAACATTATcaataaatgtagtaaattgCAGGAAATCAGCACTTTCTTATCCATGATTTTACTTTTCTACACACCGGTATACAACGTGCACTTTGGACATCACTTagctttgtaaaaaaaaaaaaaaaagctgttaaaaaaaagaaacattaggTGAGCATTTCTGGGAAGCATCGTATTAGAAACACAGAATCTTGACGACATTATTTGCTCACAGAAAGTAGCATTTTCTTGAGGTTTCACTGGTTTCATATCCTGTCAAAAGTTCGAAGACATGATCGTCTATTTCCatggaaatgtttcatcatgCCTTTTCGCTCATGCACATTTCTACCTGATGCATTTTAGTGTTCAGCTACTCAGAGATGTGCCGGTTTACCATGGCTACTATACACTGATGGTATCAGTACCACCGACCATTTACCATTACCGTCATTACCGTCATTTTCATTGGACACTgtgaacacagagacaaacattGGCGCAATGAGAACCACCTAAAATGACAAATACTATCTTCagggaaaatgtatttgatgtgtactttgatttagtagtttggctcatgtcccatcttTTAAAATGGGACATGGGGGAgggatttatgacctatacaGCAACCAATCGCTTTCATTGTTGGAGAGCTGTAATTTTTAATTGCAGCCTTACAGTCAACAACCGTCTTAAactttgaacaatatttaaactgtttttggttttatttctttggCAGAGTGCAACGAAATGTCAACATACAGACAACTGATCAGTGAATAAAATCCAAGGTGATCATGGTGTTAAGTATTTTAGTGCCGTTTACCGTGATATTTTTACCCAAAATGATCGTAGTTAGAAAATCTGATACCGGTACATCACTACTGTTGCAGCACATGTTTGCTAAATGCTTCAAAGAGTGATTTATGATCCAGTGGTTGAATGTACAATTTCTAAgtgctttacttgagtattatttaattttaagctactttatacttccacttcactacatttcagagggaaatattaaactttctactccactacatttatttgacagctttatttatttttcagattaaaattttactgaaaataacataatattaaGCTTATAAATTACACCACATTATTAaggattaaaccagtggttcccaaactttttggcttgtgacgtcttataaaaaaaatcagtctgtatgtgtctctttgtcacgtttcagatgtctatgagttgtttgCACTTCCGCCACAGagacatttcccctctaaacttctcacatggtttcaaataaataacagctTGAGGCCCAAACATGTTAAACtgtccaatatttttttttttaaaaatgcaaagattaaagaaaagttctgaCAAATTAATCCAAATGTATTTAGCAGAACTATGTTTTTTCATCCATCTTACCCAGCCTATCATCTCAAGACCTCTCAGATTCATCTTGAGACTGTTTCAAAGCAGTTCATACGAGCTCCACCTCGAGCAGCTACAACACTAAAATGCTTCTTATGCATTGGCTCATCAGTATTAACAATGTTACATTTATTCAATGTATCAGTTAAGATTTAAGTTAAGATTTTTTGATGCAAAATTAGTGCTTTTACTTgagtactttaagtaaattgAGCTGATAACAGTggaggacttttacttgtaatgaagcatttttacattgtggtattgatatttttactttaagGACCAGTGTGTTGAATTTGCAGAtggcaaccaaatgaatacaacACCCCTTCCAAGCATCCCTAAAAACCCGAAAAACCTGCTTTAGAGCccgtgtttggtttgtccattctgggcaaCTGTAAAAACATGGCAGCACAACATGTTGCCTCCGTGGAGGCGGGGACCTGCTCGCaatatttttttcctaggatAATGAAGTCATGACCCAcgctactctgcctctgattgaaccctaaccaatctcactcctcatgcctaaacctaactaactaacccaaccaacgaaggcaacaaGTACCAGctaatcagaggcagagtagggcaagtcatgactttgccatcctgggaaaaaaaaaaattggcaacTTGCTCCCCGCTCATTCCaaggtaataaaaacacaatgattcttactttcatttgattatacactaattaaaacatacttatgaatattatattcaatttctgccgaGTCTGTCcaccactaaatcttacacactgcacctttaagtaaaggatctgagtgtGAACACACCTGTACgccttttttatttcctcttggGATGCTCCCTTCTCCAGGCCCAGGACTTCGTACAGGCTGTCTCCTGCTGTTGACATTTTACGCTGAGGTCTGTTTGGGTCCTCCATGTTTCAGGATTTGGtgcctgtgacagaaaaaaataacccCATAAACATTGCAAATGACTTTCTAGCAGAAACAGGGCAGACCAGAGAAGTAACTTTAGAGCTTATAAAAGTTAAGTGAGGAAGTCAATAAACAAGAGAAAAGGTCGTTGATCGattaggaagaaaaaacaaggacTAAATATTTGCGGCAAATATTTAACTAGGTTTACTTCAACTCTCCACAAACTGCTAACTGTCCTAGCCAACTTTAGCACAGCAGCGGGAGGAAAAAGTTACAAGTTTGGCTCTTACAcactggaaataaataaatttccTGGTTTTTTGAGGTCGAATCATAGAGTTTGTCCGCTGGTTGCTTTCCAGGTCTGTCCCGCGAAACCAAGCCGATACACGGTTCCTGCCTCGTCAAACCGCAGCTCTCCTCATGACACCGGAGGAAAAAAGTTCAGAGGAGCCGCAGCGAAGCAGGAagtgagagacaggaagagagactgTGACGTCAGGGGTGACATTGGCATGCGCTCGAGGGTGCgacaaagtaataataataattaatattattatgattattatattatgatattgtcattattatcattattattattagtagtagtagaagtagtagtagtagtagtaatgataataataataataataataataataataataataataataataataataataacaataataacaataataataataataataatacatttgtaccgaacttttcattcatagtgaaactcaaagtgctcaAAGATACGACTtaacatgtattttattaagctgGAAGCCAAGTTTGTGATAAGTTTGacagatttattaattttactggGATAGGTTCGCATTCATAAATCCAAGTTCTCACC
This window harbors:
- the dnajc5gb gene encoding dnaJ (Hsp40) homolog, subfamily C, member 5 gamma b isoform X1 yields the protein MEDPNRPQRKMSTAGDSLYEVLGLEKGASQEEIKKAYRKLALRHHPDKNPGNPEAAEKFKEINNANATLSDENKRKIYDEYGSLGLYVADQFGEESVKYYFLMSKCWFKALMVCCSIFTCCCCFCCCCFCCGKCKAPEDEDFVYMDPEDLEAEIREQEAEGNDVKTIQPGATAANDTSGGVVTSPGESVPIMIQPHATNGTSGPAVVPLPEK
- the dnajc5gb gene encoding dnaJ (Hsp40) homolog, subfamily C, member 5 gamma b isoform X2 encodes the protein MEDPNRPQRKMSTAGDSLYEVLGLEKGASQEEIKKAYRKLALRHHPDKNPGNPEAAEKFKEINNANATLSDENKRKIYDEYGSLGLYVADQFGEESVKYYFLMSKCWFKALMVCCSIFTCCCCFCCCCFCCGKCKAPEDEDFVYMDPEDLEAEIREQEAGESVPIMIQPHATNGTSGPAVVPLPEK